Proteins from a single region of Punica granatum isolate Tunisia-2019 chromosome 8, ASM765513v2, whole genome shotgun sequence:
- the LOC116187092 gene encoding 16 kDa phloem protein 1 — protein MAVGILEVSLVNAKSLSDHDFFSKMDPYVVIKYKNQERKSGVAREDGGSPTWNEKFSFRVEYPGDGNQCKLTLTIMDKDTFTADDFVGEATIFVEDLLALGVEQGSAQLHPTKYRVIGANQNYCGEIQVGVSFHLKEEEEYREQEFGGWKQSEF, from the exons ATGGCTGTTGGGATTTTGGAGGTTTCGCTGGTGAACGCGAAGAGCCTCAGCGACCACGATTTCTTCA GTAAAATGGATCCATATGTCGTGATCAAGTACAAGAATCAAGAGCGCAAGAGCGGCGTGGCGCGAG AGGACGGAGGGAGCCCGACATGGAACGAGAAGTTCAGCTTCAGGGTGGAGTACCCCGGGGACGGCAATCAGTGCAAGCTCACTCTCACGATAATGGACAAGGACACTTTCACCGCAGATGACTTTGTCGGCGAGGCAAC GATATTCGTGGAGGACTTGCTGGCATTAGGAGTCGAACAGGGAAGTGCTCAACTGCATCCTACCAAGTACCGTGTGATTGGAGCCAATCAGAATTACTGCGGTGAGATCCAAGTCGGAGTCTCCTTCCAcctgaaggaggaggaggaataCCGTGAACAGGAGTTCGGAGGATGGAAGCAGAGTGAATTTTAA
- the LOC116187088 gene encoding AP3-complex subunit beta-A isoform X1 yields the protein MFPQFGATAETLSKASTLVFRIGTDAHLYDDPEDGNIVELLESKFDSEKCEALKRLLALIAQGIDVSNFFPQVVKNVASQSLEVKKLVYLYLLHYAEKRPNEALLSINCFQKDLGDTNPLVRACALRTMAGIRLHVIAPLVLVAVGKCARDPSVYVRKCAASALPKLYDLRIEDNNSSIEEVVGILLNDNSPGVVGAAAAAFASVCPDNFSLIGKSYRRLCEILPDVEEWGQIVLIGILLRYVIAKHGLAKESVMSFLHHTETPHVGEDDPTTNFMKEETIGMMDTANSELTHMICRSYIEGPDEYLSRSSYINKGSNTLDSARYTSSKSNDDVKLLLQGTSPLLWSYNSAVVIAAAGVHWIMAPVENVKRIVKPLLFVLRSSHATRYVVLYNIQVFAKAMPSLFAPYYEDFFISSSDTYQIRSLKLDILSSIAMDSSVSAILREFQDYIRDPDRRFAADTVSAIGLCAQRLPAMAETCLDGLLALSRQEIFSSEFGSVDEESRVLTQIIMSIKSIVKHNPLRHEKVIIQLFRKLDSIKVPAARAMVIWMLGEYNTLGGIIPKMLTTILKYLAWCFKSEALEAKLQILPAIVKVLYNAKGDDHLTVRKVVNYVFDLAECDISYDVRDRARLLKKTLEYNSGPRILETENSIPAEKDLQHAVLEHLFGGNLKPVSPEPPNSRFYLPGSLSQIVLHAAPGYEPLPKPCSLLQDDLDQISNDIRGMDLNEMNDSNTSSGSLDEETASDYSSQNSISGSSNNSDSYENGSVSEDNGNNEPLIEISEVGIAPRNENVDPQSSLAVGELMSKTALESWLDEHPGLANKDQSDSNRVRRTSARISIGDIASRVKPKVYTLLDPANGNGLKVDYSFSSEVSSISPLLVCVEVLFKNCSAEVVPEITLVDEDSNSQRDSADQLVVGSESTVPSLSEVPHLVPLEEVTSLEPGQAIKRTIQVRFHHHLLPLKLALLSNGKRIPVKLRPDIGYFVKPLHMSIEVFLDKESHLPGMFEYIRRCNFCDHLVELNKDKSQGAIEKDKFLVICESIALKMLSNANLFLVSTDMPVDSKLDDAKGLCLRFSCKILSSSVPCLISVTVEEGKCSEPLNLSVKVNCEETVFGLNLLNRVVNFLAEAP from the exons ATGTTCCCGCAGTTTGGCGCCACGGCGGAGACTCTGAGCAAGGCGTCGACACTGGTGTTCCGGATCGGCACAGACGCCCACCTCTACGATGATCCGGAGGATGGCAATATCGTTGAGCTTCTGGAAAGCAAGTTTGACTCCGAGAAGTGCGAGGCTCTCAAGCGATTGCTCGCTCTCATAGCCCAGGGCATCGACGTCTCCAATTTCTTCCCTCAG GTTGTCAAAAATGTCGCGTCTCAGTCCTTGGAAGTGAAGAAACTTGTCTACTTGTACCTGCTGCATTATGCAGAAAA GCGTCCAAATGAAGCATTGCTTTCCATTAATTGTTTCCAGAAAGACTTGGGAGATACGAACCCACTGGTGAGGGCATGTGCACTCCGCACAATGGCGGGAATCCGTCTTCACGTGATTGCACCATTAGTTCTTGTAGCTGTGGGGAAGTGTGCCAGAGATCCATCGGTTTATGTCAGAAAATGTGCTGCTAGTGCTTTGCCCAAGTTGTATGATCTGCGCATTGAAGATAATAACTCCAGCATAGAAGAG GTTGTTGGAATACTGCTAAATGATAATTCACCTGGAGTTGTaggagctgctgctgctgcttttgCTTCTGTTTGTCCAGATAACTTTTCTTTGATTGGTAAAAGCTATAGAAGATTGTGCGAGATTCTTCCGGATGTCGAGGAGTGGGGTCAGATTGTGTTAATTGGTATCCTTTTACGCTATGTTATCGCAAAGCATGGCTTGGCAAAGGAATCCGTTATGTCGTTTCTGCATCACACAGAGACTCCCCATGTGGGAGAAGATGATCCCACTACCAACTTCATGAAAGAAGAAACTATTGGCATGATGGATACTGCGAACTCTGAATTGACTCATATGATATGTCGGTCTTATATTGAAGGACCAGATGAGTACTTATCACGTTCAAGTTACATAAATAAGGGTTCCAACACATTGGATTCTGCAAGGTACACATCTAGCAAAAGCAACGATGATGTGAAGCTCCTGCTGCAGGGTACATCCCCGTTGTTGTGGAGTTATAACAGTGCAGTAGTAATTGCAGCTGCCGGTGTACACTGGATTATGGCTCCAGTAGAGAATGTAAAAAGAATTGTCAAACCGCTTTTATTTGTCCTGAGATCATCTCATGCTACAAGATACGTG GTGCTCTATAACATTCAAGTTTTTGCGAAGGCAATGCCTTCTCTCTTTGCACCATACTATGAAGACTTTTTCATAAGTTCGTCTGATACGTATCAAATCAGATCTTTGAAGCTTGACATACTATCATCCATTGCTATGGATTCGTCTGTATCAGCTATCTTGAGAGAGTTTCAG GATTATATTAGGGACCCAGACAGGAGATTTGCTGCTGATACTGTCAGTGCAATTGGTTTGTGCGCGCAAAGGCTTCCAGCAATGGCTGAGACATGCTTGGATGGGTTACTGGCACTTTCTAGACAGG AAATTTTCTCAAGTGAATTTGGATCCGTGGATGAAGAATCGAGAGTTTTGACTCAAATAATAATGTCAATAAAGTCAATTGTAAAGCACAACCCATTAAGGCATGAGAAG GTTATAATACAATTGTTCCGTAAGCTGGATTCAATCAAAGTTCCTGCCGCACGTGCAATGGTTATTTGGATGTTGGGCGAATACAACACCTTGGGTGGAATTATTCCAAAGATGTTAACCACAATACTTAAGTATCTTGCGTGGTGCTtcaaatctgaagcattggAAGCAAAACTTCAGATCCTCCCTGCTATTGTTAAG GTCCTATATAACGCTAAAGGAGATGATCACTTGACCGTTAGAAAGGTTGTAAACTATGTGTTTGACCTAGCTGAGTGTGACATAAGCTATGATGTCCGTGACCGAGCTcgccttttaaaaaaaactcttgAATACAACAGTGGTCCTCGGATTCTGGAGACTGAAAATAGCATACCAGCAGAGAAGGACCTGCAACATGCAGTCCTTGAGCACTTATTTGGAGGCAACCTGAAGCCAGTATCACCTGAACCTCCAAATAGCCGCTTTTATCTTCCTGGATCTCTGTCACAGATTGTTCTTCATGCAGCTCCAGGATATGAACCTCTTCCAAAGCCTTGTAGCTTGCTGCAGGATGACCTGGACCAAATTTCAAATGATATTCGAGGAATGGATCTGAATGAGATGAATGATTCAAATACGTCATCTGGATCTTTGGATGAAGAGACTGCTTCAGATTATAGTTCTCAGAATTCTATCAGTGGCTCAAGTAATAACAGTGATAGTTATGAGAATGGTTCTGTCAGCGAAGATAATGGCAATAATGAACCACTTATTGAGATCTCAGAGGTTGGAATAGCTCCTAGGAACGAGAATGTAGATCCTCAATCTAGTTTGGCTGTTGGGGAACTGATGTCAAAGACCGCTTTGGAGTCATGGCTCGATGAGCACCCTGGTTTAGCAAACAAAGATCAATCAGATTCAAATCGAGTTCGTAGAACTTCAGCAAGGATAAGTATTGGTGATATTGCAAGTCGGGTCAAACCTAAAGTTTACACACTCTTAGATCCAGCCAATGGAAATGGATTGAAGGTTGACTATTCATTTTCTTCTGAGGTTTCAAGTATATCCCCTCTCCTTGTGTGTGTGGAAGTGCTTTTCAAGAACTGTTCTGCCGAGGTCGTTCCAGAAATAACTTTGGTTGACGAGGATTCTAACAGCCAAAGGGATTCCGCTGACCAACTAGTAGTTGGCTCTGAAAG TACTGTGCCATCACTTAGCGAGGTGCCTCATTTAGTACCCCTGGAAGAGGTTACATCATTGGAACCAGGTCAAGCTATTAAAAGGACGATTCAAGTTCGTTTCCATCACCATTTATTACCCTTGAAGCTTGCATTACTTTCTAATGGCAAGAGGATTCCCGTGAAGTTGCGCCCTGATATAGGATACTTTGTTAAACCACTTCATATGAGCATAGAAGTGTTCCTGGATAAGGAATCTCATCTCCCGGGAATGTTTGAATACATAAGGAG GTGCAACTTCTGTGATCACCTCGTAGAGCTCAACAAGGACAAGAGCCAAGGCGCGATAGAGAAAGACAAATTTCTAGTAATCTGCGAGAGCATAGCCTTAAAGATGCTAAGCAATGCGAACCTCTTCCTGGTCTCCACAGATATGCCAGTTGATTCCAAACTAGATGATGCCAAGGGATTGTGCCTGAGGTTCAGCTGCAAGATCCTCAGCAGTTCAGTCCCCTGCCTAATCTCCGTCACTGTGGAAGAAGGTAAATGTTCCGAGCCACTAAATTTGTCCGTGAAGGTCAATTGCGAAGAAACCGTGTTTGGGTTGAATCTATTGAATAGGGTGGTGAATTTTCTAGCTGAAGCCCCATGA
- the LOC116187088 gene encoding AP3-complex subunit beta-A isoform X2 codes for MAGIRLHVIAPLVLVAVGKCARDPSVYVRKCAASALPKLYDLRIEDNNSSIEEVVGILLNDNSPGVVGAAAAAFASVCPDNFSLIGKSYRRLCEILPDVEEWGQIVLIGILLRYVIAKHGLAKESVMSFLHHTETPHVGEDDPTTNFMKEETIGMMDTANSELTHMICRSYIEGPDEYLSRSSYINKGSNTLDSARYTSSKSNDDVKLLLQGTSPLLWSYNSAVVIAAAGVHWIMAPVENVKRIVKPLLFVLRSSHATRYVVLYNIQVFAKAMPSLFAPYYEDFFISSSDTYQIRSLKLDILSSIAMDSSVSAILREFQDYIRDPDRRFAADTVSAIGLCAQRLPAMAETCLDGLLALSRQEIFSSEFGSVDEESRVLTQIIMSIKSIVKHNPLRHEKVIIQLFRKLDSIKVPAARAMVIWMLGEYNTLGGIIPKMLTTILKYLAWCFKSEALEAKLQILPAIVKVLYNAKGDDHLTVRKVVNYVFDLAECDISYDVRDRARLLKKTLEYNSGPRILETENSIPAEKDLQHAVLEHLFGGNLKPVSPEPPNSRFYLPGSLSQIVLHAAPGYEPLPKPCSLLQDDLDQISNDIRGMDLNEMNDSNTSSGSLDEETASDYSSQNSISGSSNNSDSYENGSVSEDNGNNEPLIEISEVGIAPRNENVDPQSSLAVGELMSKTALESWLDEHPGLANKDQSDSNRVRRTSARISIGDIASRVKPKVYTLLDPANGNGLKVDYSFSSEVSSISPLLVCVEVLFKNCSAEVVPEITLVDEDSNSQRDSADQLVVGSESTVPSLSEVPHLVPLEEVTSLEPGQAIKRTIQVRFHHHLLPLKLALLSNGKRIPVKLRPDIGYFVKPLHMSIEVFLDKESHLPGMFEYIRRCNFCDHLVELNKDKSQGAIEKDKFLVICESIALKMLSNANLFLVSTDMPVDSKLDDAKGLCLRFSCKILSSSVPCLISVTVEEGKCSEPLNLSVKVNCEETVFGLNLLNRVVNFLAEAP; via the exons ATGGCGGGAATCCGTCTTCACGTGATTGCACCATTAGTTCTTGTAGCTGTGGGGAAGTGTGCCAGAGATCCATCGGTTTATGTCAGAAAATGTGCTGCTAGTGCTTTGCCCAAGTTGTATGATCTGCGCATTGAAGATAATAACTCCAGCATAGAAGAG GTTGTTGGAATACTGCTAAATGATAATTCACCTGGAGTTGTaggagctgctgctgctgcttttgCTTCTGTTTGTCCAGATAACTTTTCTTTGATTGGTAAAAGCTATAGAAGATTGTGCGAGATTCTTCCGGATGTCGAGGAGTGGGGTCAGATTGTGTTAATTGGTATCCTTTTACGCTATGTTATCGCAAAGCATGGCTTGGCAAAGGAATCCGTTATGTCGTTTCTGCATCACACAGAGACTCCCCATGTGGGAGAAGATGATCCCACTACCAACTTCATGAAAGAAGAAACTATTGGCATGATGGATACTGCGAACTCTGAATTGACTCATATGATATGTCGGTCTTATATTGAAGGACCAGATGAGTACTTATCACGTTCAAGTTACATAAATAAGGGTTCCAACACATTGGATTCTGCAAGGTACACATCTAGCAAAAGCAACGATGATGTGAAGCTCCTGCTGCAGGGTACATCCCCGTTGTTGTGGAGTTATAACAGTGCAGTAGTAATTGCAGCTGCCGGTGTACACTGGATTATGGCTCCAGTAGAGAATGTAAAAAGAATTGTCAAACCGCTTTTATTTGTCCTGAGATCATCTCATGCTACAAGATACGTG GTGCTCTATAACATTCAAGTTTTTGCGAAGGCAATGCCTTCTCTCTTTGCACCATACTATGAAGACTTTTTCATAAGTTCGTCTGATACGTATCAAATCAGATCTTTGAAGCTTGACATACTATCATCCATTGCTATGGATTCGTCTGTATCAGCTATCTTGAGAGAGTTTCAG GATTATATTAGGGACCCAGACAGGAGATTTGCTGCTGATACTGTCAGTGCAATTGGTTTGTGCGCGCAAAGGCTTCCAGCAATGGCTGAGACATGCTTGGATGGGTTACTGGCACTTTCTAGACAGG AAATTTTCTCAAGTGAATTTGGATCCGTGGATGAAGAATCGAGAGTTTTGACTCAAATAATAATGTCAATAAAGTCAATTGTAAAGCACAACCCATTAAGGCATGAGAAG GTTATAATACAATTGTTCCGTAAGCTGGATTCAATCAAAGTTCCTGCCGCACGTGCAATGGTTATTTGGATGTTGGGCGAATACAACACCTTGGGTGGAATTATTCCAAAGATGTTAACCACAATACTTAAGTATCTTGCGTGGTGCTtcaaatctgaagcattggAAGCAAAACTTCAGATCCTCCCTGCTATTGTTAAG GTCCTATATAACGCTAAAGGAGATGATCACTTGACCGTTAGAAAGGTTGTAAACTATGTGTTTGACCTAGCTGAGTGTGACATAAGCTATGATGTCCGTGACCGAGCTcgccttttaaaaaaaactcttgAATACAACAGTGGTCCTCGGATTCTGGAGACTGAAAATAGCATACCAGCAGAGAAGGACCTGCAACATGCAGTCCTTGAGCACTTATTTGGAGGCAACCTGAAGCCAGTATCACCTGAACCTCCAAATAGCCGCTTTTATCTTCCTGGATCTCTGTCACAGATTGTTCTTCATGCAGCTCCAGGATATGAACCTCTTCCAAAGCCTTGTAGCTTGCTGCAGGATGACCTGGACCAAATTTCAAATGATATTCGAGGAATGGATCTGAATGAGATGAATGATTCAAATACGTCATCTGGATCTTTGGATGAAGAGACTGCTTCAGATTATAGTTCTCAGAATTCTATCAGTGGCTCAAGTAATAACAGTGATAGTTATGAGAATGGTTCTGTCAGCGAAGATAATGGCAATAATGAACCACTTATTGAGATCTCAGAGGTTGGAATAGCTCCTAGGAACGAGAATGTAGATCCTCAATCTAGTTTGGCTGTTGGGGAACTGATGTCAAAGACCGCTTTGGAGTCATGGCTCGATGAGCACCCTGGTTTAGCAAACAAAGATCAATCAGATTCAAATCGAGTTCGTAGAACTTCAGCAAGGATAAGTATTGGTGATATTGCAAGTCGGGTCAAACCTAAAGTTTACACACTCTTAGATCCAGCCAATGGAAATGGATTGAAGGTTGACTATTCATTTTCTTCTGAGGTTTCAAGTATATCCCCTCTCCTTGTGTGTGTGGAAGTGCTTTTCAAGAACTGTTCTGCCGAGGTCGTTCCAGAAATAACTTTGGTTGACGAGGATTCTAACAGCCAAAGGGATTCCGCTGACCAACTAGTAGTTGGCTCTGAAAG TACTGTGCCATCACTTAGCGAGGTGCCTCATTTAGTACCCCTGGAAGAGGTTACATCATTGGAACCAGGTCAAGCTATTAAAAGGACGATTCAAGTTCGTTTCCATCACCATTTATTACCCTTGAAGCTTGCATTACTTTCTAATGGCAAGAGGATTCCCGTGAAGTTGCGCCCTGATATAGGATACTTTGTTAAACCACTTCATATGAGCATAGAAGTGTTCCTGGATAAGGAATCTCATCTCCCGGGAATGTTTGAATACATAAGGAG GTGCAACTTCTGTGATCACCTCGTAGAGCTCAACAAGGACAAGAGCCAAGGCGCGATAGAGAAAGACAAATTTCTAGTAATCTGCGAGAGCATAGCCTTAAAGATGCTAAGCAATGCGAACCTCTTCCTGGTCTCCACAGATATGCCAGTTGATTCCAAACTAGATGATGCCAAGGGATTGTGCCTGAGGTTCAGCTGCAAGATCCTCAGCAGTTCAGTCCCCTGCCTAATCTCCGTCACTGTGGAAGAAGGTAAATGTTCCGAGCCACTAAATTTGTCCGTGAAGGTCAATTGCGAAGAAACCGTGTTTGGGTTGAATCTATTGAATAGGGTGGTGAATTTTCTAGCTGAAGCCCCATGA
- the LOC116187089 gene encoding protein INVOLVED IN DE NOVO 2-like: MNRADMDVDMAEDGEKFVWPWTGILVNITIRRVRNGQYVGMSGRELKNELMRRGFDPVRVRPLWNKQGHSGNAVVEFKRGWVGFHDALLFARAYEADSHGRWDWYASNETDAGLYAWIARESDYNSYGIVGEYLTKAGDLKTVSEFMEEEARKHDILVSHLKRVIELKDKHLQEMQEKNDQVSWAVHQFTVLKEKLNAAIDNIRMATEDQLQRVLNSHEKFKLCMESQAKELELSEFELKERQARIDRETNNVVKGTQRKNSIQDCSFQSLDWPRADQNVATLAKDQVEDRGEPELEIEQLGWKLRVKRRRRSVSEECTDKEGSHTSIQILQSPVLKEPEEHVILHEACQDLIKVMEKAANSSWIGTMKNEDVKTRPVPEVLELKYNEEHEAERKLSALCYLWKEYLNNTALKPFPLTSNEGMHSVMKKVANGSWIGPETNGDVETRLVSEVLELKCSEEQEAERKLSVLCYLWMEYMNNTAWKPFPLTLNVGMNSEVICAEKEQLQGLMKPVRLRQQP, translated from the exons ATGAATCGAGCAGACATGGATGTAGACATGGCAGAGGATGGCGAGAAGTTTGTTTGGCCTTGGACAGGAATCCTGGTGAATATAACCATCAGAAGGGTGAGAAATGGGCAATATGTCGGGATGAGTGGACGGGAACTGAAAAATGAACTTATGAGGAGAGGTTTTGATCCTGTGAGAGTTCGTCCTCTGTGGAACAAGCAGGGCCACTCTGGAAATGCGGTGGTGGAATTTAAGAGAGGTTGGGTTGGTTTTCATGATGCCTTGTTGTTCGCGAGGGCTTACGAAGCAGACAGTCATGGACGCTGGGATTGGTACGCTAGTAATGAAACAGATGCTGGGCTTTATGCTTGGATTGCCCGTGAGAGTGACTACAATTCCTATGGTATCGTTGGGGAGTATCTGACCAAGGCTGGAGATCTTAAAACAGTTTCGGAATTTATGGAGGAAGAGGCTCGAAAGCATGATATACTCGTATCACATCTTAAAAGAGTAATAGAGCTCAAGGATAAGCACTTACAGGAGATGCAAGAAAAAAACGACCAAGTTTCATGGGCTGTTCACCAATTTACTGTCCTGAAAGAAAAGCTCAATGCAG CAATAGATAACATACGGATGGCTACGGAAGATCAGTTGCAGAGAGTGCTCAACAGCCATGAAAAGTTCAAGTTGTGCATGGAATCTCAGGCAAAGGAGCTTGAGTTGTCTGAGTTTGAGCTAAAGGAGCGTCAGGCCCGGATTGATAGAGAAACAAACAACGTTGTAAAAGGGACCCAAAGGAAG AATTCCATACAAGATTGTTCATTCCAATCTTTGGACTGGCCCAGAGCTGATCAAAATGTAGCCACACTGGCGAAGGATCAG GTTGAGGACAGAGGAGAACCGGAGTTGGAAATCGAACAGTTGGGATGGAAACTCAGAGTAAAGAGAAGGAGGCGTTCGGTGTCTGAAGAATGCACAGACAAGGAAGGAAGCCATACGAGCATACAAATACTTCAATCTCCTGTACTTAAGGAGCCTGAGGAACATGTTATACTTCATGAAGCTTGCCAAGACTTAATTAAG GTAATGGAAAAAGCAGCCAATAGTTCTTGGATAGGTACCATGAAAAATGAAGATGTCAAAACAAGACCAGTCCCTGAAGTATTAGAGCTGAAGTATAATGAAGAACACGAAGCAGAGAGGAAACTTTCAGCACTGTGCTACTTGTGGAAGGAATATTTGAATAATACAGCCTTGAAGCCTTTCCCATTGACATCGAATGAAGGAATGCATTCG GTAATGAAAAAAGTAGCCAATGGTTCTTGGATAGGTCCTGAGACAAATGGAGATGTCGAAACAAGACTGGTTTCTGAAGTACTGGAGCTAAAGTGTAGTGAAGAACAAGAGGCAGAGAGGAAACTCTCAGTACTATGCTACTTGTGGATggaatatatgaataatacaGCCTGGAAGCCTTTCCCATTGACATTGAATGTAGGAATGAATTCG GAAGTGATATGTGCAGAAAAGGAACAACTGCAAGGATTGATGAAGCCTGTGAGACTGCGACAGCAGCCATAA